ATTCTATGAtatttttacaggttttgtCTGTGTTGAAGTTTACTAAGCACAATCAAGTGCCTGAAGATTACATAAAGTCTTTTAGAGAAGCAGTTGCTGTATTTCAGCATGCCAGAATGTATGTTAAAgttgtttattttgaaactCAATTTCATATTCTCTCTTGTTCTGCCTATAATGATtgtttcctctctcttctttgtaGATTTGATGTTGGCACAAAGACAATAAAACACATAAAACTTCTACTTGAAAAGATTTTGCAATCTCTAGATGGCAATCTGGATTTCCTGGGACCGTATCCTTCCTCTTTTAGTCATTTTAAAATCACCAGTCTAAGAGTTCAATTAATCCCAAGAAAGCTCAACTTTCTAAATTACTTTATATCTCATCGTGTGGGACTGGTATCTGTTTACAGAGAGTAGGATTGGGGTCCTGTTTTTCTGTGAATTGGATGTGTGGTAGCTTAAATGAGAGTATGGATTTTCCACATGGCATGTTCAGGCTAACAACCCTATTCCACTTGGGAAAAAGTTGCCTTTTCATCTTCTATTAGAAAATTCTAGTGCTATAATTGTTTATGGGGCTGCAATCAATAAGTACACTATACAACATGCATAGTTCAGGAGGTCCTCATAGATGGTCAGTTGAACCATCTTTGTTAGTTTTCATCTGGTAAAGTGCACAAATCTCAGATTCCAATATTTTGGTGGCAGAGCAGAAACTTCCACCAAAGGAACTATATGAGAGACCAAAGAACATTCTTGAGGGCATTTTGTTAACATCCAAAGAACCGTGATGATATTCTTTCCAGAGTAGTCTGTATTGAAAgatcaactcaactaagccttatcctgACTAAAAGAGGTTTGGCTAAATATATCtagtatattttttaaaaaagttAAATTTCTCTCATCTGTGCACTGTGCTCAATATATCGCTTCTTATTGGTACTCTAATGCCTTATTGTATATGCATTAAAATATTTGATTACGATGCTGCCATTGGATTCATTATGCTTTTGTTTATCCTCAATATGTTTAAAATGTCTTCTCCTTGATCATAAATGAACTTAGAGACATCCCTTCATCAGTAGCAACTGCCATGGTTGAAGGTCACTTAGATCCAATTACCATGGAAGCCTTTGGTAACTCAAAGAAAGCTAAAAGTTGTCTGGACCCAAATGTAACTCTAGCTTCTGATCAAGTGCTAAGAGCGGAGACCCAGGTGGTGATGTCTACGCAAGAGAGCTGCTTTTCCATATTTTGTTCTTGTGAAACAACAGATAAAAGGAATACATGCAAGCTTTCTTTTAATCATGCAACTTCATAGTTTATAGAGAAGCTTTTCCACTGTGTTGTGTGAGTTGTCCACTTCTTACCTGTTTATTTGGTAATATATTAGTCATAATGAGACCTCAATTATGTGAAGATTGCTTGGCATGCCAAATGCACTAATCTTGTTCTATCTTGTCTGTGTGCATGTTGTGCATATTTTGTGGTCAGCTCTATTTTTACAATGTTTTAGTCCTTCCGTCATGAACAGATACAGAGCAGAAGGTGACTTTGGATAAGAGGAGCTATTTGAAGGAAGCTGCTGCCCTTGAAAAACTAATAGCTCCTTCAGAATTCCACCAGAAAGTTGATGAcattgaagaaaaaagagaatttcCAGACAACAACCccttcaagaaaagaaaagttgttGATTTTCAGTTGGAACAAATGCAAACCACTACTGAACAAGCTTCAAAGGTGATAGATGCTGAAGAATCAGATAAGCTtatagaaagaagagagattctCAAAAAGCTATTCAAGAAAGTAGAACTTGATTCTCAGTTGGAGTAGAGACAGACAACCATGGAGTTTCTCAAAAACTCTTTCAAGAAAGAAGAGTTTCTCAGAAACATTTGTTTTGATTCATCTTTCTTTGGACTTTATGAtggattttcttccttcttgcccTTTGAAATGTAAtcagaaaattttcatatttgatgaatGTTATTATCATTACAAGTTCCCTGCTTTAACTGACTACTTTTGATGAAGTGGGTGTTTACATTTCCTTGCCCATTTGTAAATAAAGTCACTAAATCAAAATGCTACGACTAGTGTGATATGTTATTTCTTTATAGCTACTATTTACTAGTACTGGTCACAGCCCTGGCCAATTTCATTCTTGTTCTTTTCCTATTATCTTCTGTTTGTTTAAGCCAAATCAGTCCTATCCCTTCTCCCACGATCTTTCTTAGAAGTTCAACTCTAGAAATCTGAAAACAGGGGTGTCCAATCCTAAATTATGACTTGAAATAAGAACTGATTCTGTTAAGTGTGAATCATACAGGTTtctatttcttccaagttgcaaaaacattttatttttggggttaccatacaacatttaagacgcagaatcactccaaaaaaatagatatgcaaaaaagtgtgccaGACCCAGaatcaagtttaaaaaatagaatcgttacagtacatACCCTAAGTGTCCGAGACCTGAGACTGTGTGAGTTGAGAATTTTGCTCTTATCAACTTCTTTTTTTAGCATAGTTTCAAAAGTTAGAATTGATCTCAATCGGTGCTGATTCGGATGGGTATCGGATTATTCACGATTGGATGGATCTACCTTtggtttatttaaaaaattgtttttttagaTATTTCTACCCTTAGATTTGTACTGGtggattggttttggtattAGTCATAATCTCTGACCCGAATTGATTTTTGACACTTTGCTTGTGAGTATTATTACTGAAACTGCCTTGGGTCTTAATGTTCCGTTAGGAGTTTGTTGCTTTGCTGGAGAGGCTTTGATGCAATAGGAAATATAGGGGCTAGATCTCGTTTTAGTGTTAACCATGAATGCAAAAAATATAATCTATTGAATCTTTTAGAAAGAGTAGGGGGCGGATGTAGCCAAGTGGATTAAGGCAGTGGAAGCAAGCTACCACCATGCGCCGGTTCAATTCCCGTCGTTCGcccatctcatcttctcctattgctctctttttttctttcgtaAAGACGAAGAAAGatattctattttctctcctatttagTACGGCGACGAAGAATCAAACTATCACTATATTTATTCCTTTTCCTACTTCTTCTTCCAAGCGCAGGATAACCCCAAGGGGTTGTGGGTTTTTTTCTACCAATTGGGGCCCTCCCTATAGACCATCCCCACTGCTTGGCTTTCAATTCGCCTCTGACCATCAAATGAAATGTGAATAACCCATCCTCCTCTCTTTGAAACAAGGGGCGCTTCCGGTTCTGTCGGTGCTTCAAACAATTTTGTTTTATCTTCTCCATATTACCATATCTCTAGAGTCAATAATTTGATATGATGAACTGGGATTCGGAAATAGAAAATGTTTTGAATAGCCATAGGTAAAATATTCATGAGAGTTGTTCGATAGCTGCTCTACGACCACTCTCTCCCGATGGTcgagctgatctacgaccacccttgTTCTTCTTGATTCTGCTGTTTCTTCTCACTCCCCAGAGCCTGAGGTGTCGATACTGGCAGAGACTTCAACTGAGTGGCATCTTCTTTGTTCGCTTGAAGGTTTATATTCTCCCTGGTCCTTTTCTTGGCCATCTTGCTACTCAGGAACCCCGGTCATAGAGCCAGTGGCCTCAGGACATTGAACATTCCCTGTTGGTAACCAATTCCAAAACCAAATGAGATTGAGGTACTGAATAAATGCAATGATGAAAAAGTATGAAGAATACAAAATGAATTGAAAAAGACCACTGCAACTGGAACAATTTAGCATTGCCTTCCGTCTCCGATTTTTGGCGAATCCAGGGAAAAAGAATTGGTTTCGCACTCAATCACAAGGAATGGCTTCTTCACAATTCATAAGCCCACCCTAACCTATCCCCCCTATGTTGTAAGTTCAAAGCAAGCCCGAAGCAACATAGAAAGAATTTGAATTGGAGCGGGAGCATCAAACAAGGTCTCGCAGAACCTAGTAGTAAGAACAAGCATAGGCACACCGGATCGTATATATCGCCATATCTATCTTTCATTCGTTAACCAGCAAACCCCCCTAACCATCTTGCTATAACTATTACTactcatcttcttccctttgaataAGCTATCATTGGTCAATGACTGATCTCTTTCTAGTGGCCAATGATAGTAGCTCTGATCGATGCCAATCAGTGGTGGCCATCTCCCCCCCTTGGCTCTTAGGTTGGCTAGTTGTTTCTCTTCCtctatgattctctctcttagggAGTAGTCAGCAACCATTCGTTTGAGTGGCGAGCAACAAAGCTACAACTCCTTTACTTAGCTGTAAGTTCTAATGGGTGTTAGAAGCTTGAAGCTAAGGGTACAAATTTAGAGGATTGGATCACTGGGTTACCTGTTTGTTTTAGTCAAGCTCGCTGCCTACTCAGATGCTCCAGTTTCGCTTTAGCTCCCTAGCTACTAGCTCTAACTCAACAGCCACAATACCTTACTTTGCTTTAGCTGAACAGTTCCAATCCTTACTTGGCTGGAAGTACAAGAAGGTGCATAGCTTGCTTGTCACACAGGTCGTCTTTGGCTCGTCTCCTTCCGCGATACGCACTTGGTAGTAGCCCGACTGTAGATTCAACTTCGAGAAGATAAAAGCTTATCTGGCCAATCCACCTATTCTGGCTCCACCTTAACATGGCCTTACTTAGCTCTTTCGGACTAGCCTTTTGAAGCTTTCTCGCTTCCTGTTAAAGGGGAAACACCCGGTATGGAAGAGGGTAAGCTTTCTATGGATAGGACGTATCAACACCTTTTGCATCTTTTAAAGGATTCATAGTTGTATTGGGTCCTGAGGGTCCGAAGGAGAAGATCAAAACCTAAATGTGCCAGGGGTTGATCATCGAAGCCAGGGCAATAACGATGAAGGAATTTGAGCGCTGATGTAGCTAACAACCACCTTCATAGTCGATTCATTAGGGTCGTCACCTTCTACGCAGAAATATCCaccattttctttgtttgttaaGCCTCACAGCTATGGGAATTCGACCAATAACACTCAGAAAACACCAACGAAAAAAGGGAtcagaacaaaaagaaaaaataaataaatatagaaagaaagaagtaaaAAGTCGCTAGCCTGGTTGGTTTAAGGGCTGCGCTGGCGCTCCAGCTCATGTAGTCTATTCATACTATTGATATATTCCGTGTTTTCTCTCCAAATTCTTTGAAAAATGGGAGATTCGGATCCTTCTCTTCGAATACTGTCCAAAGCGGTTTAGTTGATTGGCAAGCCGACTAAAGGGGACCCGAAGAGCCCAACGAATTGAGGTGAACTAACCATATGCTTAACACATGTAGTTTGCAAACCTCGTTCACCACCAAGATGCTTAAATCATGACTCGAGGGAACTAAAAGAGCCCGCTCCTCGAGAAGGCATTGAGCTTGCTGGTGGCAGCGAATTCAATCAAGCAGCAACCTCGCTCTTACATCGTTGCCGAAGGAGGCATGCGTATCCTCCCAGCCGTATCGGTCTCCCCATCGGTATGGTTCCGCTAATAGATCAAGTGGACTAGGACCCCCCCTCTACTACTACCTAGTGGATCGGCTCAACCTCGACCATCCTCTTAATAAATCTGTGGAATTCCACCAAGCAGCTTCCAGAGCAGAACCTAACGAATATTATCCGCAGGGTAATTGAATGAAATACATCAATAGAGCTAGTTGAAAGAGATATCCATGCTTTAAAGAAGAGAAGGCTTGGGGAAATTCACCTATTCTCCTTGGTCCTACTCATGTCAGTTATCAATATCCTACCAACTCTAGTTTGATTTCAACAAAACTAGGCGAGAATCACCCAAAGGAAGAGATGAAGTCGAATGTTGCTCACAGATCGTCTTATACTCGCTTGTAGCTAGTCTACTTGAAACCGGCGACAAAGAGTTTGAGTAAGCTCTTTTGACCAATTAGCACGTTTGGTAGCCAGAAAGAGGATATCATA
This Macadamia integrifolia cultivar HAES 741 chromosome 10, SCU_Mint_v3, whole genome shotgun sequence DNA region includes the following protein-coding sequences:
- the LOC122091088 gene encoding uncharacterized protein LOC122091088, whose translation is MVEGHLDPITMEAFGNSKKAKSCLDPNVTLASDQVLRAETQVVMSTQESCFSIFCSCETTDKRNTDTEQKVTLDKRSYLKEAAALEKLIAPSEFHQKVDDIEEKREFPDNNPFKKRKVVDFQLEQMQTTTEQASKVIDAEESDKLIERREILKKLFKKVELDSQLE